The Desulfobacterales bacterium genomic sequence TAATGCGATGTCGCATCCTTTCACGGTTATCACGACCGCGTGATTGTCAAGTTTTCGCCTGAGCGTGATGAGTTCTCCGGGGATGACGCCGAGATCGATGAGCCTGCTGTGTTTTGCAAAGCACCGGATCATGGAGACGTGCAGGAGAGAACCTTCCTCGCACTCGGAGAGAGAGATGATGGGATTTCGTTTTGTCAGTCCGGCATGTCCTTCATGTTCCTTTGGACTCGTCTCTTCTGGTTTGGATGCGCGCCTTCCCCATCCTCTTTCACGGCCGGGTCTGTTTCCTGCAGGACCGCGTGTTTCCAGGAACGTGTCGAGACGTTCGATCGTTTCTGCCGAAATGCTGTGCTCCATGAGGCAGGCCTCCTTTGATGCGTGATCAGGTTCGGTGCCTAGAACATCGGTAAGAAAACTTGTCAGGACGGCATGTTTGCGCGCCACCTGGGCAGCCTTGACTGAACCCTTGTCAGTAAGTGAAAGCCCGCCGGACGACTCGGTGACATAGCCTTTTTCTTTCAGACAGGAGACCGCTTTGCTGAGTCCTTCGGTATCACCGTTTGCCAGATTTTCCAGATTTGAGACCTTAACCGTCTCTTTTCCGGTATTGAGTATTGCTTCGAGAATATCTTCGGAGAGTTCAAAGGTCATTACTATCTTAGTATCTTTTATTCTCAGAATATCTATGTTATGCCTTTGACATCATTTTGGAAAAGAGAGATTTGGGTTTTTCAACGGCTGAACAGGTCTCGACAAATTTACACCAGGCGCAGTACGGGCCGCGGACGACTTTCGGTATCCCTCCGTTCAGCACTTTTTCTGCGGCCCTTAGTGCAAGAAATAGTGCGCGGCGGTCTTTGGGTTCTATAACGACACTGCGTATCGTCCCCGAACCCAGATACTCAACGCGGCCGTAAAAGGGTTTTCCAAACATCTCTTCAAGACAGACCGCATAACAGATCACTCTGAGGCGGTCGTGAAGATAGACTCCCCGGGTGGGCGCCTCGCCGCTTTTTACCAGAGAAAAACTATCATCAAAGAACCGGTCGACCTTCCCGTAGATCCCGTATTTTTCAGAATAAACAGATACATCATACCGTTCGGCCTGGCGCCAGGTCACCTTGCTGCAGGCGGCGACCATTTTTTCCAGGTACGAGAGCGCGGGCTGATCCTCGGGAACCATATTTTTCAGCCCCTCTTCCCAGACATCCTCGGCAGAGAGGATATCACCAAGATAATAGGAAAGTTGTTTTGCAACTGTGTAGGCGATCGGCTCTTCGTAGGGAATATCGACGGATTTTGCCAGGTACAGCTGCATGGGACAGGTGCCTGCTTTCACCACATCTGTTACAGAGATCGTTTTGTCCGGCATGATGACTCCATAAACATAAGTTCGTTTAACACACTATTAATAATTATGGCAGGCAACGAACTCAACATTCAGATACCTCAGAACCTTGACCCGGTCTACAGTAATATGATTCAGATCGCCTTCAAGGATGACGAGTTCACGATGATGTTTTTACATCAGCTCCCGATGGCAAATCAGGCAAAAGCAAAGGCCGTTGTTGCGATCAGCCCGACACATGCGAAGAAACTTCTTGCAGCTCTGCAGAAGAGCGTGAATGAGTACGAGACGAAGTTTGGAAAGATAACAAACGGGGCGCATGCCGAAGGAACGGATACGCCGACCCTTCAGGGATATTCATAAATCAATAACTTATTTATTGTCTAACAGGCAATGTGTTTAAGCACACAGTGCGCCGTCGTGGCTTAGCGGTATAGCGGCTGATTCGTAATCAGCAGGCCGAGGGTTCAAGTCCCTCCGACGGCTTCTTCTTTTATGAATGTTTGATCGATATGCAAGGTCGTATTACGGAGAGCCTCTTTTTGGAATTTTATGCGCAGATTTCCTGATCAATAATAATACACGCCGTCGATCCGGATCGTGGCTTTGCCGCCAAACAGCATGGAATTATCCTGAAACTGAAGNNNNNNNNNNNNNNNNNNNNNNNNNNNNNNNNNNNNNNNNNNNNNNNNNNNNNNNNNNNNNNNNNNNNNNNNNNNNNNNNNNNNNNNNNNNNNNNNNNNNTCCTTCAGACCTGATTCATTTGGATACACGGACAGGAGTTTTTCGATCGAGTTCAGCGGCACCATTAATGTGCGCAATCCGGCATCAATGAGCTCGATCGGCAATTCCCGGCTTATGTCTTCATCGCACAAACTCAAGGGTGCGGCAGTTTGCGCTGATCGCAGAGACGAAGCGATATACACCGGATCGGGAGCAGAGATAAAAACAGCGTCCAAATCGGCGATCCTGTTATAGACGGTTAATTGCCCCATTCTATTTGTATGGATCGGGATCTCACTGCATGCAGAAAGGCTGGCCGTGTTTTTAACTAAGGAATACATACATGCGATCGTCCCGTGCCCGCAGAAATTCACTTCACATTCAGAAGAGTAGTAGGTGAGAGAAACACCGCCGTGCGTTTGGCAGTATACCATTTCTGAAACAAAACCTTTGTGATGTCTGGCGATCTCCAGCATTGCTTCTTCTGACAAAGACTGGTCTGCCTGTAAAAAAATGCATGCAGCCGGATTACCGGCTGATGTATCCGATGTAAACGCATCCACTTTCTGATATCGGTATATTCCCATTTTTGCCCGCATCCTTTCTGCTCTGCAGAATTATTTTCTTACTCCTGCTATTCAGTATTGAAACTGCACCAATAATATAAATATCCTCATTAGGTTAAAACAAATACACGTCCCCGGATGGAGTGACCCAATTTCACCTCATAACTATCAAAAAAAAAATGTTTACTCCGTTACACCCCAGCAGATTTTTTTCACCATTCCTATTCTTTCAACTGTTCGATCTGTTCATATTTCCGAAGAACGGTTCCGGCAGATGATCCATTATTAAAAAAGAGAGAATGCGTATAAAATCAGGGGTAAGTATTATTCTTTGGACGGATATGTTTCTCTATGCCGTTTGAGAGGTACACATATCGATACCCCTGCCATTCGCCATTTGGTCTCTTCACATCAGTGAGCGTTTCCATCGCTTCAAGCCCGTCTTCGTCATGGCATTCCAGCTCAAGTGTCTCTTCCACCTCACCGGTCTCGGTGTTGTACCGTTCCCAGATGACAACATTTCCCTCATCGTACTCATCATCCTCAACCTCCGGCACATTGGACGAAGACTTCGATTTTTTAAACAGATCAAACATAATCCTAAAATTTGCTGCAGGATAGCATTATAGTTTTCTCTTCCAGGGTAAATTACGGAGCGAACCCACCCCGGGAAAAATCCACGAACTAGTCTCCGAGGAGTCAGCAGTTAGAATCAGACGGTATCCTGCAGAAAATCACAAACACCATACCGTCTCAACAAAAAAGTATCAGAAATTGAGAGCTTAGGCAAAAAGCCTTAGTTCTCAACGATTACCCGGACCGGGGTCGGAAGTTTGTATCCGCTGTGGAGCAGTGCATCCTTTGCCTGGTCGACATACTGCGGGGTTGTCCAGACGGTGAAAACACGCTGTCTTTCTTCAACACGGGCTGCAGTTCCGACTGGTTTGCCGAATGCAAGTCTCATACCTTCAGAAATACGGTCTGCACCGGCTCCGGTTGCCTGTTTGTGTTCACGGAGAACGTGGTGAGGGTATGCTCTGATCTTTAAGTGGAAATTGTTTTTACCAATATCTTTCATCAGACGTCTGTTCATGTTGATACGTGCAGCTTCCATTGCCGTGTGACGGATCTGGCATGCTTCAAGTGCTTCAAGATGGATTGCGACCGGGAACTCGTCAGAAAGATTTCCCATATCAAACGTTACAACTTTTAAGCCCGGTACACCGCCCATATATTCACGGCGGCAGTATGCCTTCTTGGCGAGCTTATTATACATTCGTGCTGGCTTTCTTACCATTTTTAGTTACTCCTAGCTCTCTTAAATGTGCAAATTAGGTTGGTTGGAAACCATATTAAATGTTCTTATTCTCCCCTTCTAATTTCTCGAGTTCGGCGAGCACATCTTTTCTGAGTTTCGCAAACTCCACACTGGTCCGATCACGCGGCCTGGGCAGAGTATTTGAATATATTTCATATATTCTTCCCGGACGGGGAGTCAGGATAACGATTTTGTCAGAAAGATAAACCGCCTCATCAACACTGTGCGTAACGAAAAGAATCGTCTTTTTGGTTTCCTCCCAGATTTGGAGAAGTTCACGCTGCATTTTATTGCGGGTCTGCGCATCGAGCGCGCCGAAGGGTTCATCCATAAGCAGGACGGCAGGATCTGAGGCGAGGGCGCGGGCAACGGCAGCTCTCTGGCGCATGCCGCCGGACAGCTCATAGGGATAGCTGTCGGCAAATCCGGTAAGACCTACCAGAGCGAGACGCTTGTTCACCTCGACGGTCCGCTCCTCTTTAGGAACACCCATCATCTCCAGACCAAATCCCACATTCTCCGCAACGGTACGCCACGGATAAAGCGAGTATTCCTGGAAGACCATCGTCATTTTCGGCGAGGGGCCGTCCACGATCTTTCCATCGATGGAGACCGTTCCGCTGGTCGGAACATCAAGCCCCCCGATCATCCGAAGCAGCGTGGTTTTCCCGCAGCCGGAAGGACCGAGCAGACAGACGAACTGACCGTCGTGGACCTCAAGATCGACATGCTCCAGAGCGGTGACGTCACCTTTCCGGGAAGTGAACGTCTTTGTGGCGTCCTCCACCTTCACCCATACTTTATTCCAATCGGTCATTTGTCAAGCACCTCCCAGGCGAACTTTTTCCGCAGAACATACTGGAAGAATTGATCCATAACAATGCCAATGATTCCAATGGCGATCATACCGGCAATAACCATCTGGACCTGACCCCAGTTGTACGTGTACATGATGAGATAGCCAAGACCCGAGACGGTCCCCGGCATCATTTCAGCTGCGACAACACTCATCCAGGCAATCCCGAAACCTACACGAAGCCCGTTCCATATAGCGGGACCTGCCGCCGGAACGAGTACTTTCGTGATGATCTGGCGTTCATTTGCCTGATAGATCCTGGCGGTTTCGACCCAGCTTTTCTTCACTCTTTTTACACCGTCAATCGTATTCACAAGGATCGGAAAGATACACCCGATCACGATAATAAACACGATAGGAGTAAGACCCAGACCAAACCAGGCGAGAGAGAGAGGCACCCATGCCATAGGCGGGATCGGACGCAGGATCTGGATCAGACTGTC encodes the following:
- a CDS encoding PhzF family phenazine biosynthesis isomerase, producing the protein MDAFTSDTSAGNPAACIFLQADQSLSEEAMLEIARHHKGFVSEMVYCQTHGGVSLTYYSSECEVNFCGHGTIACMYSLVKNTASLSACSEIPIHTNRMGQLTVYNRIADLDAVFISAPDPVYIASSLRSAQTAAPLSLCDEDISRELPIELIDAGLRTLMVPLNSIEKLLSVYPNESGLK
- a CDS encoding 50S ribosomal protein L16, encoding MVRKPARMYNKLAKKAYCRREYMGGVPGLKVVTFDMGNLSDEFPVAIHLEALEACQIRHTAMEAARINMNRRLMKDIGKNNFHLKIRAYPHHVLREHKQATGAGADRISEGMRLAFGKPVGTAARVEERQRVFTVWTTPQYVDQAKDALLHSGYKLPTPVRVIVEN
- a CDS encoding DUF3467 domain-containing protein is translated as MAGNELNIQIPQNLDPVYSNMIQIAFKDDEFTMMFLHQLPMANQAKAKAVVAISPTHAKKLLAALQKSVNEYETKFGKITNGAHAEGTDTPTLQGYS
- a CDS encoding metal-dependent transcriptional regulator, giving the protein MTFELSEDILEAILNTGKETVKVSNLENLANGDTEGLSKAVSCLKEKGYVTESSGGLSLTDKGSVKAAQVARKHAVLTSFLTDVLGTEPDHASKEACLMEHSISAETIERLDTFLETRGPAGNRPGRERGWGRRASKPEETSPKEHEGHAGLTKRNPIISLSECEEGSLLHVSMIRCFAKHSRLIDLGVIPGELITLRRKLDNHAVVITVKGCDIALSPEVAENIMVERCNTQ
- a CDS encoding ABC transporter permease, translating into MKWYIKLILPVLVLVLWEVAAILMNNAYILPRVENVLAVFLTPFADLYGCGSLMENSWVSIYRVTLGFIIACLIAVPLGIILGRYPVLEQFSDSLIQILRPIPPMAWVPLSLAWFGLGLTPIVFIIVIGCIFPILVNTIDGVKRVKKSWVETARIYQANERQIITKVLVPAAGPAIWNGLRVGFGIAWMSVVAAEMMPGTVSGLGYLIMYTYNWGQVQMVIAGMIAIGIIGIVMDQFFQYVLRKKFAWEVLDK
- a CDS encoding Dna2/Cas4 domain-containing protein, with the protein product MPDKTISVTDVVKAGTCPMQLYLAKSVDIPYEEPIAYTVAKQLSYYLGDILSAEDVWEEGLKNMVPEDQPALSYLEKMVAACSKVTWRQAERYDVSVYSEKYGIYGKVDRFFDDSFSLVKSGEAPTRGVYLHDRLRVICYAVCLEEMFGKPFYGRVEYLGSGTIRSVVIEPKDRRALFLALRAAEKVLNGGIPKVVRGPYCAWCKFVETCSAVEKPKSLFSKMMSKA
- a CDS encoding ABC transporter ATP-binding protein, which produces MTDWNKVWVKVEDATKTFTSRKGDVTALEHVDLEVHDGQFVCLLGPSGCGKTTLLRMIGGLDVPTSGTVSIDGKIVDGPSPKMTMVFQEYSLYPWRTVAENVGFGLEMMGVPKEERTVEVNKRLALVGLTGFADSYPYELSGGMRQRAAVARALASDPAVLLMDEPFGALDAQTRNKMQRELLQIWEETKKTILFVTHSVDEAVYLSDKIVILTPRPGRIYEIYSNTLPRPRDRTSVEFAKLRKDVLAELEKLEGENKNI